From one Phycodurus eques isolate BA_2022a chromosome 6, UOR_Pequ_1.1, whole genome shotgun sequence genomic stretch:
- the trmo gene encoding tRNA (adenine(37)-N6)-methyltransferase: MAPSCHFCGEHVDTLKQQVSVMRKEIKNLRQMLDTATRTHRKHMLSIESAVSKVGGVWELEKSCSPPPLISPQAALEHGNIQTLPIGYIHSCFSEKNGTPRQPTVCGPSRAELRLQHSVFNNPHHALVGLEHFSHIW, translated from the exons atgGCCCCTTCCTGCCACTTTTGTGGCGAACACGTAGATACATTGAAACAGCAGGTGTCTGTGATGCGAAAAGAAATCAAGAATCTTCG ACAGATGCTGGACACCGCAACCAGAACTCATCGCAAACATATGCTTTCTATTGAGTCCGCTGTGTCGAAGGTTGGTGGTGTATGGGAACTTGAGAAAAGCTGTTCGCCACCTCCACTTATTTCACCCCAGGCAGCTTTAGAGCATG ggaacatacaaacttTGCCAATTGGTTACATCCATTCGTGTTTCTCCGAGAAGAATGGCACGCCCAGGCAGCCAACCGTCTGCGGACCCTCAAGGGCGGAACTGCGCCTACAGCACAGTGTTTTCAATAACCCACACCATGCTCTGGTAGGGCTAGAGCATTTTTCGCATATTTGGTAG